In Canis lupus baileyi chromosome X, mCanLup2.hap1, whole genome shotgun sequence, one DNA window encodes the following:
- the IL13RA2 gene encoding interleukin-13 receptor subunit alpha-2 isoform X5, giving the protein MAFIHLDVGFLYTLLVCTAFGSMLSNAEIKVNPPQDFEIVDPGYLGYLSLQWQPPLFPDNFKECTIEYELKYRNIDSENWKTIITKNLHYKDGFDLNKGIEAKINTLLPAQCTNGSEVRSSWAETTYWTSPQGNRETKIQDMDCVYYNWQYLVCSWKPGMGVHFDTNYQLFYWYEGLDHSAECTDYIKVNGKNMGCRFPYLESSDYKDFYICVNGSSESQPIRPSYFIFQLQNIVKPMPPDYLSLTVKNSEEINLKWNMPKGPIPAKCFIYEIEFTEDGTTWVTTTVENEIQITRTSNESQKLCFLVRSKVNIYCSDDGIWSEWSDEQCWKGSLAGLIINLTQDRPTEAKLILCTATCKNMRLKGK; this is encoded by the exons ATGGCTTTCATTCATTTGGATGTCGGATTCCTCTATACCCTGCTTGTTTGCACAGCATTTGGCTCTATGCTTTCAAATGCTGAGATAAAAG ttaatcCTCCTCAGGATTTTGAGATAGTGGACCCTGGATATTTAGGTTATCTCTCTTTGCAATGGCAACCTCCATTATTTCCGGATAATTTTAAGGAATGCACAATAGAATATGAATTAAAATACCGAAACATTGATAGTGAAAACTGGAAG ACCATCATTACCAAGAATCTACATTACAAAGATGGGTTTGATCTTAACAAAGGTATTGAAGCAAAGATAAACACACTTCTGCCAGCACAATGCACAAATGGATCAGAAGTTAGAAGTTCATGGGCAGAAACTACTTATTGGACATCACCACAAG gaAATCGGGAAACTAAAATTCAAGATATGGACTGTGTATATTACAACTGGCAATATTTAGTCTGCTCTTGGAAACCTGGCATGGGTGTCCATTTTGATACCAATTACCAGTTGTTTTACTG GTATGAGGGCTTGGACCATTCAGCAGAGTGTACTGATTACATCAAGgttaatggaaaaaatatgggATGCAGGTTTCCCTATTTGGAGTCATCAGACTATAAAGATTTCTACATCTGTGTTAATGGGTCATCAGAATCCCAGCCTATCAGAcccagctattttatttttcagcttcaaAATATAG ttaAACCTATGCCACCAGACTACCTTAGTCTTACTGTGAAGAATTCAGAGGAAATTAACCTGAAATGGAACATGCCTAAAGGACCCATTCCAGCCAAATGTTTCATTTATGAAATTGAATTCACAGAAGATGGTACTACTTGGGTG ACTACCACAGTTGAGAATGAGATACAAATCACAAGAACATCAAATGAAAGCCAAAAATTATGCTTTTTGGTAAGAAGTAAAGTGAATATTTATTGCTCAGATGATGGAATCTGGAGTGAGTGGAGTGATGAACAATGCTGGAAAG gttctttggctggtctaataattaacTTGACACAAGACAGACCAACAGAAGCAAAACTAATTTTGTGTACAGCAACCTGTAAGAATATGAGACTCAAGGGTAAGTAG
- the IL13RA2 gene encoding interleukin-13 receptor subunit alpha-2 isoform X6, whose protein sequence is MAFIHLDVGFLYTLLVCTAFGSMLSNAEIKVNPPQDFEIVDPGYLGYLSLQWQPPLFPDNFKECTIEYELKYRNIDSENWKTIITKNLHYKDGFDLNKGIEAKINTLLPAQCTNGSEVRSSWAETTYWTSPQGNRETKIQDMDCVYYNWQYLVCSWKPGMGVHFDTNYQLFYWYEGLDHSAECTDYIKVNGKNMGCRFPYLESSDYKDFYICVNGSSESQPIRPSYFIFQLQNIVKPMPPDYLSLTVKNSEEINLKWNMPKGPIPAKCFIYEIEFTEDGTTWVTTTVENEIQITRTSNESQKLCFLVRSKVNIYCSDDGIWSEWSDEQCWKGRLLKS, encoded by the exons ATGGCTTTCATTCATTTGGATGTCGGATTCCTCTATACCCTGCTTGTTTGCACAGCATTTGGCTCTATGCTTTCAAATGCTGAGATAAAAG ttaatcCTCCTCAGGATTTTGAGATAGTGGACCCTGGATATTTAGGTTATCTCTCTTTGCAATGGCAACCTCCATTATTTCCGGATAATTTTAAGGAATGCACAATAGAATATGAATTAAAATACCGAAACATTGATAGTGAAAACTGGAAG ACCATCATTACCAAGAATCTACATTACAAAGATGGGTTTGATCTTAACAAAGGTATTGAAGCAAAGATAAACACACTTCTGCCAGCACAATGCACAAATGGATCAGAAGTTAGAAGTTCATGGGCAGAAACTACTTATTGGACATCACCACAAG gaAATCGGGAAACTAAAATTCAAGATATGGACTGTGTATATTACAACTGGCAATATTTAGTCTGCTCTTGGAAACCTGGCATGGGTGTCCATTTTGATACCAATTACCAGTTGTTTTACTG GTATGAGGGCTTGGACCATTCAGCAGAGTGTACTGATTACATCAAGgttaatggaaaaaatatgggATGCAGGTTTCCCTATTTGGAGTCATCAGACTATAAAGATTTCTACATCTGTGTTAATGGGTCATCAGAATCCCAGCCTATCAGAcccagctattttatttttcagcttcaaAATATAG ttaAACCTATGCCACCAGACTACCTTAGTCTTACTGTGAAGAATTCAGAGGAAATTAACCTGAAATGGAACATGCCTAAAGGACCCATTCCAGCCAAATGTTTCATTTATGAAATTGAATTCACAGAAGATGGTACTACTTGGGTG ACTACCACAGTTGAGAATGAGATACAAATCACAAGAACATCAAATGAAAGCCAAAAATTATGCTTTTTGGTAAGAAGTAAAGTGAATATTTATTGCTCAGATGATGGAATCTGGAGTGAGTGGAGTGATGAACAATGCTGGAAAG GCAGACTACTTAAAAGTTAA